Proteins encoded together in one Triticum dicoccoides isolate Atlit2015 ecotype Zavitan chromosome 7B, WEW_v2.0, whole genome shotgun sequence window:
- the LOC119335840 gene encoding uncharacterized protein LOC119335840, with translation MPSSSSVYLERRIVTAAELVAGNNAKETRATGAEGFASLLRTQEEVDALCDKYGVPKEFTARPAGDLRANSTPPPGAICVYARALEAGMRVPLHGFFRAVLAHFGIAPAQVTPNGWRFMADFLVLCQSAGVPPSPAVFLRFFQLSIMDQKHEKGWYFFRSRRDIASLPNGGCKTTPGWRHEFFFLSSPEPWHCAVEWGEPSNGSFLDPVLTVEENKSVVRLLSAHGGAAADLRNLLPAGRCRICAAVDLRNLLPATCPRRRRSLRNSNLAATSPPPRPSSCTDPSVHDMMQTMPADKVAAQASASGKKRTWEEANGGEEVPPLSSVLSPPQHFLSKHDGHTTDWDGGRELLQETVAPPSERAFAANEPSDGAAIRRAANYVLELGEKLLARERDAAALREQLEEAKAELAAAKWAADVEREKAKSELAAAGAELEKTKAQLAAVETEVVKTKAELSASLVEAELAAAKQAAEAVKTKDERAAAWEEMMKTKAELAAAEAELVQAKAELTAAKRAAETELVKTKAKLAAAEAELGSAKAAVAQQLLASEELVRQRAEDALEGYKRWRGRQAPAGRAA, from the exons atgccttcctcctcctccgtctaCCTGGAACGCCGCATCGTCACCGCAGCCGAACTCGTCGCCGGCAATAATGCCAAGGAAACGAGGGCCACGGGCGCCGAGGGCTTCGCCTCGCTCCTGCGCACCCAGGAGGAGGTCGACGCGCTCTGCGACAAGTACGGCGTGCCGAAGGAGTTCACCGCGCGCCCCGCCGGCGACCTGCGAGCGAACTCGAcgccgccgccgggggccatctgcGTGTACGCACGCGCGCTGGAGGCCGGGATGCGCGTCCCGCTGCACGGCTTCTTCCGCGCGGTCCTCGCCCACTTCGGCATCGCGCCGGCGCAGGTCACGCCCAACGGGTGGCGCTTCATGGCGGACTTCCTCGTGCTCTGCCAGTCCGccggcgtccctccctcgcccgcgGTATTCCTGCGCTTCTTCCAGCTGTCCATTATGGATCAAAAGCACGAGAAAGGGTGGTACTTTTTCCGATCCAGGCGGGACATCGCAAGCTTGCCGAACGGGGGTTGCAAAACCACCCCGGGCTGGAGACACGAGTTCTTCTTCCTCTCGTCGCCGGAGCCGTGGCATTGCGCCGTGGAGTGGGGCGAGCCGTCCAACGGCTCCTTCCTCGACCCGGTGCTCACCGTTGAGGAAAACAAATCGGTGGTGAGGCTGCTAAGTGCTCACGGTGGCGCCGCTGCTGATCTCAGGAACCTGCTTCCTGCTGGGCGCTGCCGTATCTGCGCCGCTGTTGATCTCAGGAACCTGCTCCCTGCTACGTGCCCACGGAGGCGGCGGAGTCTCCGCAACAGCAACCTTGCTGCCacatccccgccgccgcggccttctTCGT GCACGGATCCCTCGGTCCACGACATGATGCAGACTATGCCGGCGGACAAGGTGGCCGCGCAAGcgtcggcgtcggggaagaagagGACTTGGGAGGAAGCCAACGGCGGGGAGGAGGTGCCGCCTCTTTCCTCAGTGCTGTCACCTCCACAGCACTTCCTCAGCAAGCACGACGGACACACCACAGACTGGGATGGTGGACGGGAGCTGCTGCAGGAAACCGTCGCGCCGCCGTCGGAGCGCGCGTTCGCGGCGAACGAGCCTTCTGACGGCGCAGCGATTCGGCGG GCCGCGAACTACGTGCTCGAACTTGGGGAGAAGCTGTTGGCCAGGGAGCGCGACGCCGCGGCTCTGCGGGAGCAGCTGGAGGAGGCAAaggccgagctcgcggcggcgaagtgggcggcgGACGTGGAGCGGGAGAAGGCTAAGTCTGAGCTCGCCGCGGCAGGAGCGGAGCTGGAGAAGACCAAAGCCCAGCTCGCGGCGGTGGAGACCGAGGTGGTGAAGACGAAAGCCGAGCTCTCCGCGTCTCTTGTGGAGGCTGAGCTCGCCGCGGCAAAGCAAGCGGCGGAGGCCGTGAAGACGAAGGACGAGCGCGCTGCGGCTTGGGAGGAGATGATGAAGACGaaggccgagctcgccgccgcggAGGCAGAGCTGGTGCAGGCCAAGGCCGAGCTGACCGCGGCGAAGCGCGCCGCGGAGACGGAGCTGGTGAAGACGAAGGCCAAGCtcgccgcggcggaggcggagctggGGAGCGCCAAGGCCGCAGTGGCTCAGCAGCTCCTGGCCTCCGAGGAGCTTGTACGGCAGCGCGCGGAGGACGCGCTGGAAGGATACAAACGCTGGCGAGGTCGTCAAGCTCCGGCAGGCCGTGCCGCCTGA
- the LOC119339032 gene encoding uncharacterized protein LOC119339032, with amino-acid sequence MPSSPSANPGHGVATAAAASRSTDPKGFASFLRTQDEVDALCEEYGVPKDQYTARPAGDLCANSTPPPGAICVYARALEAGMRVPLHGFFLEALAHFGIAPAQLTPNGWRIMTGFHALCRSTGVPPSLAVFRRFFRLSVVPHEHKKGWCFLRSRDNSGLRFTGMPHPYSISLMDWKHDFFFLWSPEPWPCAVEWGEPNSSLMMPVLTGEENEWAAKLLRAYGGAPVDLRSSNLVAASPPPPTSSSKGMYPSVHDRMKTKLEKMAAARASASAKKRTREEANGEEEVPPLSALSTPPPGKPQHLLSRHDGDGTDWEAARELLQGRAVTTPLGRALAANEPSEVVKSSYAAILQAANYASFSFRFALELEEKLAASEREAAALREQLEEAKAELEAAEGKQAKAARPELEKAKGWLAVAKRAGEAQAELAAARAEAVKKRAELAALKRAAEAEAEKAKAELAAAEAEAAQRLMASEEDVLRRAEHALEGYERWRSRHAPATSLE; translated from the exons ATGCCTTCCTCTCCCTCCGCCAACCCGGGCCACGGCGTCGCCACCGCTGCCGCGGCGTCCAGGTCCACGGACCCCAAGGGCTTCGCCTCGTTCCTGCGCACCCAGGACGAGGTCGACGCGCTCTGCGAGGAGTACGGGGTACCCAAGGATCAGTACACCGCGCGCCCCGCCGGAGACCTTTGCGCGAACTCCAcgccgccgccgggggccatctgcGTGTACGCGCGCGCGCTGGAGGCCGGGATGCGCGTCCCGCTGCACGGTTTCTTCCTCGAGGCGCTCGCGCACTTCGGCATCGCGCCGGCCCAGCTCACGCCCAACGGGTGGCGCATCATGACGGGCTTCCACGCGCTCTGCCGCTCGACCGGCGTGCCGCCGTCGCTCGCGGTGTTCCGGCGTTTCTTCCGGCTGTCCGTCGTCCCCCACGAGCACAAAAAAGGCTGGTGTTTTCTCCGATCTAGGGACAACTCCGGCTTGCGCTTCACCGGGATGCCGCATCCGTATTCCATTTCTTTAATGGACTGGAAACAcgacttcttcttcctctggtcgCCGGAGCCGTGGCCTTGCGCCGTGGAGTGGGGCGAGCCCAATAGCTCACTCATGATGCCGGTGCTAACCGGTGAGGAAAATGAATGGGCGGCCAAATTGCTGCGTGCTTACGGTGGCGCGCCCGTTGATCTCCGCAGCAGCAACCTTGTcgccgcatcgccgccgccgcctactTCCAGTTCCAAAG GCATGTATCCCTCTGTCCATGACAGGATGAAGACGAAGCTCGAGAAGATGGCGGCCGCGCGAGCGTCGGCGTCGGCAAAGAAGAGGACTCGGGAGGAAGCCAACGGCGAGGAGGAGGTTCCGCCTCTTTCAGCGCTGAGCACGCCACCGCCGGGGAAGCCACAACACTTGCTCAGCAGGCACGACGGAGACGGCACGGACTGGGAGGCTGCACGGGAACTCCTGCAGGGCCGCGCCGTCACGACGCCGCTGGGGCGCGCACTCGCGGCGAACGAGCCTTCCGAAGTCGTCAAGTCGAGCTACGCTGCGATTCTGCAG GCCGCCAACTACGCGTCCTTCTCCTTCCGGTTCGCGCTCGAGCTGGAGGAGAAGCTGGCGGCCAGCGAGCGCGAGGCCGCGGCGCTGCGGGAGCAGCTGGAGGAGGCAAAGGCCGAGCTCGAGGCGGCAGAAGGGAAGCAAGCAAAGGCGGCGAGGCCGGAGCTCGAGAAGGCGAAAGGCTGGCTCGCCGTGGCGAAGCGTGCTGGGGAGGCGCAGGCCGAGCTCGCCGCGGCTCGGGCAGAGGCGGTGAAGAAGAGGGCCGAGCTCGCCGCGTTGAAGCGGgccgcggaggcggaggcggagaagGCAAAGGCCGAGCtcgccgcggcggaggcggaggcggcgcagcGGCTTATGGcgtcggaggaggacgtgctgcGGCGCGCGGAGCACGCGCTGGAGGGGTACGAGCGCTGGCGAAGCCGTCACGCTCCGGCAACATCGCTTGAGTAG